One genomic segment of Rivularia sp. PCC 7116 includes these proteins:
- a CDS encoding phage late control D family protein: MPNDASLLNPNLQILIQGKSLSSGIKADLVSVTVSEDLEAPSMFELQLVTWDLVKQEMTWVDDKTFDIGNEVEIQMGYEQEIKTVMVGEITGLEPEYTQDANPILVVRGHDLRHRLLRGHHTKSFLQMKDSDVVSQIARSRGLTPKVTDSKVKLEYILQHNQTDWEFLQERAGRIGYEVMVDNKTLFFRPHNNSKSKISTLTYGEGLQEFLPRLSTLSQVHKFEVRGWIPQEKKEIVGNASVGKEAGLMGGSTSGAKTVKKAFGESSYTIVNQAVSSKAEADGMALGQFQNGLLSYITGEGSCQGNPDLRAGKVIEIAGVGTRFSGIYYITSAKHIYSRNQGYQTSFTVKRNAI; the protein is encoded by the coding sequence ATGCCAAATGATGCTTCTTTATTAAACCCTAATTTACAAATTTTGATTCAAGGTAAATCCCTTAGTTCGGGAATAAAAGCCGATCTAGTTTCGGTTACGGTATCCGAGGATTTAGAAGCTCCGAGTATGTTTGAATTGCAATTAGTTACTTGGGATTTGGTAAAACAAGAAATGACCTGGGTTGATGACAAAACATTTGATATTGGCAATGAAGTCGAAATTCAAATGGGATACGAGCAAGAAATTAAAACTGTAATGGTGGGAGAAATTACAGGATTAGAACCAGAATATACCCAAGATGCAAATCCAATATTAGTAGTAAGAGGTCACGATTTACGTCATCGTTTGTTGAGAGGTCATCATACAAAATCATTTTTACAAATGAAAGATAGTGATGTTGTTAGTCAAATTGCTAGAAGCAGAGGACTGACACCAAAAGTTACTGATAGTAAAGTTAAATTAGAATATATTTTACAGCACAATCAAACAGATTGGGAATTTTTACAAGAGCGAGCGGGACGTATTGGTTACGAAGTGATGGTAGACAATAAAACTCTTTTTTTTCGTCCTCATAATAATAGTAAATCTAAAATTTCAACTTTGACTTATGGAGAAGGTTTACAAGAATTTTTACCTCGTTTAAGTACTCTGAGCCAAGTACATAAATTTGAAGTCAGAGGTTGGATTCCTCAAGAAAAGAAAGAGATAGTAGGAAATGCTAGTGTAGGAAAAGAAGCTGGATTAATGGGAGGTTCAACTTCTGGTGCAAAAACCGTTAAAAAAGCCTTTGGAGAATCGAGTTATACGATAGTTAATCAAGCTGTATCGAGTAAAGCTGAAGCTGATGGCATGGCATTAGGACAGTTTCAAAATGGGCTGCTTTCTTACATTACTGGTGAAGGAAGTTGTCAAGGTAATCCCGATTTACGTGCTGGGAAGGTAATTGAAATTGCTGGAGTCGGGACAAGATTTAGCGGTATTTATTATATCACCAGTGCAAAACATATTTATTCGAGAAATCAAGGTTATCAAACTTCGTTTACTGTCAAGAGGAATGCGATATGA
- a CDS encoding LysM peptidoglycan-binding domain-containing protein, translating into MTLEKLTIKAEKNNPGDFADEFKVLFNPNQVEISKTGWIMDKNNPVTSKELTRLSLELFFDTTLTGIPPENVQNYTRKIFSLTQPRIGKNSKRPPRCQLIWGTISGKDSVLLPDGFLESVTKRLTHFLEDATPVRATLNCTFKEWREPQKNAKIENPIDDPVRIVKRGETLSSIATEEYNDPSLWRIIAEENRLINPRKLNPGMVLTIPPLRINSLT; encoded by the coding sequence ATGACATTAGAAAAATTAACTATCAAAGCTGAAAAAAATAATCCCGGAGATTTTGCGGATGAATTCAAAGTTTTATTTAACCCAAACCAAGTGGAAATAAGCAAAACTGGGTGGATAATGGACAAAAACAATCCGGTAACTTCCAAAGAATTAACTAGACTCAGCCTGGAATTATTTTTTGACACCACACTTACAGGAATTCCACCTGAAAACGTCCAAAACTATACCCGCAAAATTTTTAGTTTGACTCAACCCCGGATTGGAAAAAATTCTAAACGTCCTCCTCGCTGTCAGTTAATTTGGGGGACTATTTCCGGTAAAGATAGCGTGTTATTACCCGATGGTTTTTTAGAAAGTGTCACTAAAAGACTTACCCATTTTCTAGAAGATGCTACACCCGTGAGAGCAACTTTAAACTGTACATTTAAAGAGTGGAGAGAACCGCAAAAAAATGCGAAAATTGAGAATCCAATTGATGATCCTGTAAGAATTGTCAAACGAGGAGAAACTTTAAGTAGTATTGCCACTGAAGAATATAACGACCCTTCTTTATGGCGTATAATCGCTGAAGAAAATCGTCTCATTAATCCCCGAAAATTAAATCCCGGAATGGTTTTAACAATTCCTCCTTTACGAATTAATAGTTTAACTTAG
- a CDS encoding phage tail protein — protein MNPKLIGLNAVLAAGSTASFLGHDPFMGYNFLVEIGGVVIGGFSEVSGLSSEIELESYQEGGLNGFVHKFPKHTTYPNLVLNRGLINIDLFYLWYEATNQGLIQQLNGTVILLNNQQIPVMWWSFKNAYPVKWDGPQLNASNDEIAVEKIELVHQGISKFGRF, from the coding sequence ATGAATCCTAAACTTATCGGACTGAATGCAGTTTTAGCGGCTGGTTCTACAGCGAGTTTTCTGGGACACGATCCCTTTATGGGTTATAACTTTTTGGTTGAAATTGGTGGGGTTGTTATTGGTGGTTTTAGTGAAGTTAGCGGTTTAAGTAGCGAAATTGAGTTGGAAAGTTATCAAGAGGGGGGATTAAATGGCTTTGTACATAAATTTCCCAAACATACGACTTATCCGAATTTGGTTTTAAATAGAGGATTAATTAATATTGATTTATTTTATCTTTGGTACGAAGCAACAAATCAAGGATTAATTCAACAGTTAAATGGTACGGTTATTTTACTAAATAATCAGCAAATTCCCGTGATGTGGTGGAGTTTTAAAAATGCATATCCAGTTAAATGGGACGGTCCACAATTGAATGCTAGTAATGATGAAATTGCTGTGGAAAAAATTGAACTGGTTCATCAAGGAATTTCTAAATTTGGTAGATTTTGA
- a CDS encoding phage tail protein → MPTISNPHDPYFGYNFWVEWDGIVHAGFRECSGLTATRNATTYREGTDRALNQRQIPALNSFGNITLKRGITDNQELWEWHKKLQSGDTDRRNLSIILADDRGEEKLRWNLENCWPTTWNAPDLNGTSDEIAIETLELVHEGITVG, encoded by the coding sequence ATGCCGACAATTTCTAACCCCCATGACCCCTACTTTGGTTATAATTTTTGGGTTGAATGGGATGGTATCGTTCATGCTGGTTTTCGTGAATGCAGCGGCTTAACAGCTACTCGCAATGCAACAACCTATAGAGAAGGTACCGATAGAGCATTAAATCAGCGTCAAATTCCTGCATTAAATTCTTTCGGAAATATCACCTTAAAACGGGGAATTACTGATAATCAAGAACTTTGGGAATGGCACAAAAAATTACAAAGTGGGGATACAGATAGACGTAATCTTTCAATTATTTTGGCTGATGATAGGGGAGAAGAAAAGCTTCGCTGGAATTTAGAAAATTGTTGGCCAACTACTTGGAATGCTCCGGATTTGAATGGTACTTCTGATGAAATTGCCATAGAAACTTTGGAATTAGTTCACGAAGGTATTACTGTTGGTTAG
- a CDS encoding phage tail sheath subtilisin-like domain-containing protein, with translation MQNLKPKIPGVSLNHIVPTPESELLTGVPVFFGLASSDNNEPKKLTLRTQFDQYFSQIKGSQSQGYLKNAIKGFFENGGRLCYVVALENNSLDTLKQALEASELLENTDLICVPDIMLASNADEIIKMQQAVLEHCEYVGNRFAILDALNVNDVEKLDWQRKEFSSHYGALYAPWLKVENRPDFIPPCGHVAGIYANSDTTGGVHHAPANIELEDVINLSISLTPTEQEQLNPKNQPGINCIRSFRGRGMRVWGVRTLSPLPEWQYVNVRRLFITFGRWANFNLADTVFEANTFSLWIRLERELSVYCESLWLQGALKGTLGQEAFYVKCDEETNPPENREMGQVVAEVGLAPTVPGEFIQLLLVQSSSGISIK, from the coding sequence ATGCAGAATTTAAAGCCAAAAATCCCAGGTGTTTCTCTCAATCATATTGTTCCGACACCGGAATCTGAATTGTTGACGGGAGTTCCAGTTTTTTTTGGTTTGGCTTCTTCAGATAATAATGAACCAAAAAAGCTAACTTTAAGAACTCAGTTTGACCAGTATTTTAGTCAGATCAAGGGAAGTCAGAGTCAGGGATATTTAAAAAATGCCATCAAAGGTTTTTTTGAAAATGGAGGTCGTCTTTGTTATGTCGTAGCTTTAGAAAATAATAGTCTTGATACTTTGAAACAAGCTTTAGAAGCAAGCGAATTACTAGAAAATACTGATTTAATTTGCGTTCCCGATATCATGCTTGCAAGCAATGCTGATGAAATTATCAAAATGCAGCAAGCAGTTTTAGAACATTGTGAATATGTGGGAAATCGCTTTGCAATTCTTGATGCTTTGAATGTCAATGATGTGGAAAAATTAGATTGGCAAAGAAAGGAATTTTCGAGTCACTATGGTGCATTATATGCCCCTTGGCTAAAAGTCGAAAATCGTCCAGATTTTATTCCTCCTTGCGGTCATGTTGCTGGAATCTATGCAAATTCTGATACTACGGGAGGAGTACATCATGCACCTGCCAATATAGAGCTTGAAGATGTAATAAATCTGAGTATTTCCTTAACTCCCACAGAGCAAGAACAATTGAACCCTAAAAATCAACCGGGAATCAATTGTATTCGTAGCTTTCGGGGAAGGGGAATGCGGGTTTGGGGGGTACGTACTTTAAGTCCTTTACCTGAATGGCAATATGTCAACGTGCGTCGCTTATTTATAACTTTTGGACGCTGGGCAAATTTTAATTTAGCAGATACAGTTTTTGAAGCAAATACTTTCTCTTTGTGGATACGATTAGAAAGAGAATTAAGCGTTTATTGTGAATCTTTATGGCTACAAGGTGCGCTTAAAGGTACTCTTGGGCAAGAGGCATTTTATGTTAAATGCGACGAAGAAACTAACCCTCCTGAAAATAGAGAAATGGGACAGGTAGTAGCAGAAGTTGGTTTAGCTCCTACAGTTCCGGGGGAATTTATTCAACTTTTACTAGTTCAAAGTAGTAGCGGAATTAGCATTAAATGA
- a CDS encoding phage tail sheath subtilisin-like domain-containing protein translates to MPTYLSPGVYVEEIASGSAPIVGVGTSIAAFIGTINANAWSSNNAATTSTRSVGSARTPVEIGEGEGGNRKNYPLPPGDYPVVLNEGTYGFFVGGNSVELDDENPITNNDTDKSTTIKFSEPVASGAEITGYYQVEIPVQPNPIDPNIAQEGEIKLCTNFTEFKKFFGDFLLPTDDTKGQNTLAHAVYGFFRNGGTRCYITWITGESEVSEVLDKFEAIDEITIVAAPGNLSLRDDIKDHCEKMGDRIAVLDSDETIDLGSTGVVDTLKPFNSEYAALYFPWIQVFDPGSNSNIYVPPSGHIAGIYARVDGQRGVHKAPGNETILGALDLKYNLSKSKQDGLNPDGINCIRKLNGNIRVWGARTLGGDANTEFKYVNIRRHFNYLRDSIDKGTQWVVFEPNTPELWANIRRNISAFLVNEWRQGALFGTTPEEAFYVKCDAETNPPEVRDLGQVVTEIGVAVVKPAEFVIFRISQWDGSGQ, encoded by the coding sequence ATGCCAACTTATCTTTCTCCCGGTGTTTATGTAGAAGAAATTGCTTCTGGTTCTGCTCCAATTGTAGGGGTTGGTACTAGTATTGCGGCTTTTATTGGTACGATTAATGCTAATGCTTGGTCGTCAAATAACGCTGCGACTACATCAACAAGGTCTGTCGGTAGCGCAAGAACTCCCGTTGAAATTGGGGAAGGTGAAGGTGGAAATCGAAAAAATTATCCGCTACCTCCAGGAGATTATCCAGTAGTTCTGAATGAGGGAACTTACGGTTTTTTTGTTGGTGGAAATTCTGTCGAATTAGATGATGAAAATCCAATTACCAATAATGATACAGATAAATCTACAACAATAAAGTTTAGCGAACCTGTAGCTTCAGGGGCAGAAATCACCGGATATTATCAAGTTGAAATACCCGTACAACCAAATCCAATAGATCCAAATATTGCTCAAGAAGGGGAAATTAAACTTTGTACGAATTTTACTGAATTTAAGAAATTCTTTGGTGATTTTCTGCTTCCAACTGATGATACTAAAGGTCAAAATACTTTAGCTCATGCGGTTTACGGGTTTTTCAGGAATGGAGGAACTCGCTGCTATATCACCTGGATAACTGGGGAAAGCGAAGTTAGCGAGGTTTTGGATAAATTTGAAGCTATTGATGAGATTACCATCGTCGCTGCTCCAGGAAATTTGAGCTTAAGAGATGATATCAAAGACCATTGCGAAAAAATGGGCGATCGCATTGCTGTTTTAGATAGTGATGAAACTATCGATCTGGGCAGTACGGGAGTTGTTGACACTCTCAAACCTTTCAACTCAGAATATGCAGCTTTGTATTTTCCTTGGATTCAAGTGTTTGACCCTGGTAGCAATAGTAATATTTATGTTCCTCCCAGCGGTCATATTGCAGGAATTTATGCAAGGGTTGATGGACAAAGGGGAGTACATAAAGCTCCTGGGAATGAAACTATTTTGGGAGCCTTAGATTTAAAATATAATCTCAGCAAATCCAAACAGGATGGACTCAACCCTGACGGAATCAACTGCATTCGTAAATTAAACGGTAATATTCGGGTTTGGGGTGCGAGGACTTTGGGTGGTGATGCAAATACAGAATTTAAGTATGTAAATATTCGCCGTCATTTTAACTACTTGAGAGATTCCATTGATAAAGGAACTCAGTGGGTGGTTTTTGAACCGAATACCCCAGAACTTTGGGCAAACATTCGCCGCAATATCAGTGCATTTTTAGTAAACGAATGGCGACAAGGAGCATTATTTGGTACAACACCAGAAGAAGCTTTTTACGTAAAATGCGATGCAGAAACCAACCCTCCAGAAGTCCGGGATTTGGGTCAAGTGGTTACTGAAATTGGTGTAGCAGTAGTTAAACCCGCAGAATTCGTAATTTTCCGTATCAGTCAGTGGGATGGTTCGGGACAGTAG
- a CDS encoding carboxypeptidase-like regulatory domain-containing protein translates to MLKTTFTSPLVAIAGRVVEEKTGKVVAGAMVKIIEMPDFFQTKLSLKALQYGEKWEKMPERIDRKITAIDGYFYFVNLPPGDYVLETFLPTNVSRYDKVESKVKVANPIDNKIPTTMMDDIVLSFKKTQK, encoded by the coding sequence ATGTTGAAAACTACTTTTACTAGTCCACTGGTTGCTATTGCAGGTCGAGTTGTGGAGGAAAAAACGGGAAAGGTTGTTGCTGGTGCTATGGTCAAAATTATTGAAATGCCCGATTTTTTTCAAACTAAATTATCTTTGAAGGCATTACAATACGGTGAAAAATGGGAAAAAATGCCCGAAAGAATTGACCGCAAAATCACAGCTATTGATGGTTATTTTTACTTTGTAAATTTACCTCCAGGGGATTATGTTTTAGAAACATTTTTACCTACAAATGTATCTCGCTACGATAAAGTTGAAAGCAAAGTAAAAGTTGCTAATCCTATTGATAATAAAATTCCCACGACGATGATGGATGATATTGTTCTTTCATTTAAGAAAACACAAAAATAA